The DNA sequence AACCACTTCGACGCATGGGCCCGCAACGGCATGAACCTGGGCGGCCACGACTACATGATTCTCGCGACCGAGGGCTACCAGAGCAGCGGAAGCTCCAACATCACGCTCGGCGGCGGTGGAGGCGGAGGCGGTGGTGGTGGTGGCTGCACCGCGACGCTGTCCGCCGGCCAGCAGTGGAGCGACCGCTACAACCTCAACGTCGCGGTGACCGGCTCCAGCAACTGGACCGTGACGATGACGGTCCCGTCACCCGCCGGAATCATCGCGACCTGGAACGTCAGCGCCAGCTATCCCAGCGCCCAGGTGCTGACCGCCAGGCCAAATGGCAACGGCAACAACTGGGGCGTCACCATCCGGCACAACGGCAACTGGACCTGGCCGACGGTCTCCTGTAGCACCGGCTGACCGCTCGCCGGCCACCCGGCGCCGGTGGCCCGGCGGCTCATGGCCGCCGCGTCCCGGCGCCGCGGTCGGTGCCGGTCATGCGGTACGCCGGCCGGCACACCAGGTGCCGGTGACCCTGATCCCGGTGATCCGCGCAGGATCGCTGCCCACCGGGTCCCGGTCCGGCTCGACCAGGTCCGCGGCGGCGCCGCTCCGCAGCGCGCCCGCCTTCCGGCCACGCCCAGGGCCGCCGTGCGGCATCCCTGGTGTATACCACGGATCATGGCGTGCTCGATCCGGACCGGGGTGCCGAGCCCGTCGACGGCGTCGAGCGCGTCGGCGACCGCGCAAGGTCATTTCGGTGATCGTTCATAGGATCATTATTCGATTCGATGTGCATGCTTGACAGATTTATGAATGCCGATGGATGCTCCGTGTGGTCGGGCGACATCCGTGTTTCCGGACGAGCCGACGATCAATCGAATTCTTCGACCGATTCGAGGAGCATCTGTGAATCACTCCGACCAGGAGCCGATCAATCGGCGATCGATCCTTCGCGCGGGCGCGCTGCTCGGCCTCGGGGTGGGTGGCATCCTCATCCCGGGCGCCGCCAGCGCCGGATCCGGCGTGGACGGCGGCGTCCGGATGCCCGACCCGGTCGGGGCGTACGACGATCCGCCCGCACGCGGCGTCGTGCTCCGGCAGCAGCAGGGGACGGAACTCGCCGGACCGCACGGCGAGAGCGTCTCGCCCGGCATGGCCCCGAAGGCGCGGTTCGGCGGCGAGCCTGGTGGCGGCGCGGTCACCAACGTCGTACGACAGCTGCACTTCCGCAACAGCTACGGTCCCCGGATCAGGCTCTGCATCTCGTACTACAGTCCGGGAACCTGCGCCAACCTGGGGCTGTGGGGAACGCGTGGCTGGTGGAGCATCGACCTGGGGCAGTCGGTCCATGTCCTGAACACCGATGGCCGTTGGGCGTACTTCTTCGCCGAAGCGGCGGACGGCGCGTTCTGGGCCGGCGACCTTCAGATCATCCATGTTCCGAACACGTCCCCGTTCGACTCCTGCTTGTACAACCAGAGAATCGGTGACCGCACCCTGGGTTTGCGTGGAGTCGACCTTCGTGCGGATGTCTGGACCGTGAACCTGGTCCCGTAGAAATAGCTGTCCTCGCTGCACGTTTTCTGGAACCGACCGCAATTCCATCCCCATCGGGATCCCATCCGGGTCGCCGTCGCAGTCTCGCCACCGAAAAGGAGATCGATCAATGCGCTCGTGGTCCGTGACGCGTTTCCTGTCGCTGTGCGTCGTGGCGACGGCGGCCTCGGCCGTCGTCCTGGCCGGCGCACCATCGGCGGCGGCGCCCGCCCCGCCGTCCGCCGTTGCCTCGGCCGGGCCGGTGATCACGTCGGCCTACTGCTTCCCGGGCAGCACCTACCTGCTCTCCTGCGAGGCTCGGTGGACTGGAGGTACGGACCCGGCGGTCGGCCAGTGGAACGCGGTGTCCGGTGGGTGGATCTCCAGCTCCCAGACCGACCCGGTGGCGCACGTGACGCTCGGCTCAGGCAACTGCATTCCCGGCTCGTTCTTCGTGATACGGGTGACCATCACCGATGCCGCCGGACTTTCGGACACCAGGCTGGTGTCCGGCCGCCGGTGCGCGATCTGACGCCGTACCCGGAGTGCCGCGGCGCCGACCGGGGGCGCCGGCCCGGTCGGCGGGTCCGCGCGGGTCAGCTGGTGATGATCGATGCGCCGTAACTCCGCACCGAGTTGATGATCGGGACGTAGTACACGTAGTTGTAGCCCGGGGTGTGGATGGTGCCGGGGCAGGCGCTGTTCGGGACGGGATCCGAGCCGGCGGTGATGGTGCCCACGGCGTTGGCCCTGCCGTCGGTCCGGTAGGCGATCACCGGGCCGCCGCTGTCACCGGGCGCGACGGCGCACTGGCCACCGGTCTGCCGGGCCTGGACCAGCGGTCCGACGCTGGGGCACGGGATGCCGCCGATGGCGAGGAACAGGCCGACCGCGGTGACCTGGATGCCGCTGTGCTCGCCGCTGGTGGCTCCGCTGGTGACGACCCAGTTGCCGACGAAGCTGCCGGCGGTCCCACCGATCCCCACGCCGGTGCCCGAGTAGGGGTCGCCGGTGAAGACCCGCCCCCAGGAGCCGGCGCTGATGATTCCGGTGTCCTGGCAGACGTTCTTGCTGTGGATGCTGCCCATGGTGACGCCGGCGCCGGTGGTCACCATCTGGCTGTTCTCGCCGCAGTGGCCGGCGGTGAGCAGTTGCGGGGCACCGGCCACGTAGATCGCGAAGCCGGTGCTGCACGCGCCGACCGGCGACCGGAACCGGGCCCCGCCGTAGTAGTAGAGGTTGTCGGCCTGCCGGTCACGGGTGGCGACCGGCCTCCCTCCGGTCACGACGGAGACCGGGACGGCAGACGCACGTACGGCCGGCGCAGTGCTGGCCCGCGTGGTGTCGCCGGTGACGGTCAGCTGGATGCCGCTTCCGTCGACCTTCGGGACGACGTTGACGACGTTCGGTACGGCGGCGAGACCGCGGGCCGCGCCGGCCAACTCGGCCGCGGAGAAGCGGGCCGGCAGCAGTCGCACCGGGACGGTGCGGTTCAGGTCGGTGATCAGCGAGCCCACCGTGGCGCCGGCGTCACCCTTCCAGTAGACCCGTAGTTCGCGGTTCTCCGGAGCGGCCACGATCCCCGCGAATCCGGTGTTCCTGGCCGAGGCGATCCGCTCCGCCGCGGTGTTGAGCCGGGTCTGGACGTCGATCAGTTCCGACCAGGTGGCGAACCCACCGGGTACGGCGCCGACCGGCCCCGCGCCGGCGGTGGTGGGCCGGCTGTCGACCGCCGGCGGTGCTGCCGTTGCCGGGCCGGCGAGCGACGCGGCGACGAGTACGGCGACGCCCGCCGTGACAAGGGCACGATGCGGCATCGCACGCCCCGTCGAGGATTGTGATCCGATCATGTGCGGTCTCCTCCTCCCGAATCGGAGCGGTCGACCGACCGCCCCGATTCGGGAGTGTTCCGCTTCGGGCCCGTCCCGTCGCCCTCGGTGATGATTCTTTCGCGCGCGTTCACAGTTGCCGTATGCGCCGGTTGTATTGATCTTGTCTGGTGCATATATGTCCAAAATCAACTACCGGGGGCGACGGTCCCCGCCTGATGGCGGCCGGCGGGCGTCAGGCCCGGCCGGTGTTGACGTAGACCCGGTTGTTCAGCCCGCGGGCGAACAGGTGCAGTTCGCCGTCGTACACGTTGGCGGCCGGGCCGCTCGGGGTCGCGCCGTTGCCGGACAGTTCGATCCACCGGTTGAAGGTCGTGCCGTCGGAGGTGAGGGTGAACAGGCGGTCGTTGCCGCCCCGGGCGAAGACGCGCAGCAGACCGTCGTAACTGGCCAGACCGAGCGAACTTGCGGTCCAGCCGTTGCCGGACACCGGGACCCAGCCGGTCCAGGCGCCGTCGGAGTACGTGTTGAGGTAGATGCTGCCGTTGTCGGAGTGCACCGCCAGGCGCAGCGTGCCGTCGTACTCGGTCACGGCGGGCGCGTCGGAGGTGAGGCCGTTGCCCGGCAGCACACTCCAGCCGGACCAGCCGGACGGGCCGTGGACGTTCTCGACCAGCTTGCCGTTGCCGGCCCGCACGATCAGGTGCAGCTCACCGTCGACGACCGCGGCGGCCGGGGCACTCGGAGTCGTGCCACCGCCGGGTACCTCGACCCAGCCGGACCACGCCGTACGGGTGGCCGTGTTGACGTGGATGCGGCCGGCGTCGTCGCGGACGAAGACGTACAGCATGTTGTTGTGGACGGTGACCGCCGGCGCGCTGGGGGTGGTGCGGCCGCCGGGCACCGTGGTCCAGCCCGACCAGTGGGTGCCGGTGCGGCCGGCGTGGACGATCTGGCCGTCGGCGCGGCGGGCGAAGACGTACTCGCCGCCGGCGAAGTTCGTCACCGCCGGGGCCGAGTCGATGAGCTGCCCGCCGGGCACCTCGGTCCAGCCCTGCCAGTAGCGGGTCAAGGTGAGGCCGAAGGTGTGCAGGATCGGCCGGATCGGCTGGAAGTACGACCGGTCGCCGGAATGGCCGCAGGGCAGGTTCAGGCCGCCGGAGAGGACGCCCTGGGCCTGGTCACCGGCGACGTACGGGCCGCCGGAGTCGCCCGGCTCGGAGCAGGCGTCGGTGATGGTCAGGCCGGTGACCACCTTGTCGGGGCCGCCGTCGCGGCCGGGGTAGATGATGGTGGCGTTCT is a window from the Polymorphospora rubra genome containing:
- a CDS encoding DUF1036 domain-containing protein, encoding MNHSDQEPINRRSILRAGALLGLGVGGILIPGAASAGSGVDGGVRMPDPVGAYDDPPARGVVLRQQQGTELAGPHGESVSPGMAPKARFGGEPGGGAVTNVVRQLHFRNSYGPRIRLCISYYSPGTCANLGLWGTRGWWSIDLGQSVHVLNTDGRWAYFFAEAADGAFWAGDLQIIHVPNTSPFDSCLYNQRIGDRTLGLRGVDLRADVWTVNLVP
- a CDS encoding alpha-lytic protease prodomain-containing protein; its protein translation is MRRIAVGWLAALTVAGSMLVGAPATAQPALDGAALERLKVRLDRAASVPAGVTGWYTDVDGRTLVVQTLPGTSATATRFAQDNGVPPTAVRVVEAAGRPEQQSERLPAGNEFLIGGAACSTGFAVTENLSGDAGFATAGHCALETPPGALTAKGRPLGVWGGYSFPSSDMAWVRTYTDWRPVAEVAGLGPVNGDEPADEGTTVCRTGRTTGVRCGTILAKNATIIYPGRDGGPDKVVTGLTITDACSEPGDSGGPYVAGDQAQGVLSGGLNLPCGHSGDRSYFQPIRPILHTFGLTLTRYWQGWTEVPGGQLIDSAPAVTNFAGGEYVFARRADGQIVHAGRTGTHWSGWTTVPGGRTTPSAPAVTVHNNMLYVFVRDDAGRIHVNTATRTAWSGWVEVPGGGTTPSAPAAAVVDGELHLIVRAGNGKLVENVHGPSGWSGWSVLPGNGLTSDAPAVTEYDGTLRLAVHSDNGSIYLNTYSDGAWTGWVPVSGNGWTASSLGLASYDGLLRVFARGGNDRLFTLTSDGTTFNRWIELSGNGATPSGPAANVYDGELHLFARGLNNRVYVNTGRA